The following is a genomic window from Hymenobacter monticola.
CGGGACCGTGGCGGGCTTTTCGGCGGGCAGCTTGCGGTAAAGCTGCGAGCCCCACTGCGCCGCTGCGGGCATGAGCGTGGCCTGGCCGGTGAGGAATACAACGTCGCTGTTTTCCACCTGCTGGTGCTGCGGTGTGAAGCTGGCCGCCGCGGGCAGCGTGAGGCCCGAGAGCTTCTGGCTGGCCGGCAGGTCCTTGGCTTCGAGGCAGTACACGATGGGGCCGCGCTTCACGGCTACCTGGTTGCGGGTTTCCTCCACCAAAGGGTTGGCTTCCACGAGCTGGGCGGGCATGGGCAGGCTTAGCTCCACCCGGTCGCCTGCTTTCCACTGGCGGTTGATTTCGGCGTAGCTGCCGGGCGTGAGCGTGGCCGCCACGGGCTTGCCGTTGACGAGCACCGTGGCGCCCTCGCACCAGCCCGGCACCCGCAAAAACATCGAAAACGCCTTCTTGGGCGCCTGGTCCAGCGTGAGCTTCACGGCGCCGTCCCAGGGGTAATTGGTTTCCTGGCGCAGCTTCAGCGGAGCACCATCTTTCAGCTTGGTGTTCAGGGTGCTGCCGCCGTAGAGGTTCACCCACAGGCCTTTGTCGGAAGTGCTGTACACGTAGTTGTTCACCTCCGCGATGGTGCGCACCACGTTGGGCGGGCAGCAATTGGAGAGGCTGATGTAGTCGACCCGGTCCTTGGACCAGCGCTGGTGGAAGGGCAGCGCGTCGGAATACGCCAGCGGATTGGTGTAGAGGAAGCGCTGGCCGTCGAGGCTGATGCCGGAGAGCACGCTGTTGTAGAGGGCGGTTTCCAGTACGTCGGCGTACTTGGCGTCGCCGGTCACTTGCAGCATGCGCCAGTTCCAGAGCACGTTGCCGATGTTGGCGCAGGTTTCGCCGTGGGCAGTGTAGTTGGGCAGCTGGTAGTCGCGCCCGTAAGCTTGGTGGATTTTCTGCACCGTATCGGGCTTGTAGGCCGTGCCGTCGGGCGACACGCCGTCGTACAACGCCCCGCAGGCACCGGTCACGTACATTTTATGCTGGGTCACGTCGTCCCACATCTTGTTCAGGGTCGTGAGCAGGGTCGCGTCGCCGGTTTCGGCGTACACGTCGGCCGCGCCGGCAAAGAGGTAGTTGGCCCGCACGGCGTGGCCGCCGGCCTTCTGCATCTGGCGGAACGGAATGCGGTCCTGGTTGTCGTCGGTGCCGATGTCGGCCGCCAGCCCGCGGATGTCAATCAGGCTCTTGGCCAGCTCCAGGTAGCGCGGGTCGCGGGTGGTGCGGTACATCTCCACCACGCCCATGTAGTGCGCTGGGCAGATGGCGTTGCGAGCCAACTCGGGCGAGGCCGTTTTGTAGAAGTTGTACAGGTAGTCAGTGGCTTTCTTCGCGGCATTTAGCAGCGTGGTCTTGCCCGTGGCGCGGTAGTGCACGCAGCCGGCCGTCATCAGGTGGCCCAGGTTGTAGGTCTCGAAATTCAGCCGGTTTTTAAATGCGGCCTTCTGGCTCGGATTGTTCAGCTCCGCAATGGTGCTCTGGGTGCTGATGTAGCCATCGGGCCGCTGTACTTTCACCACCAGCGCAATGGCCTCGTCGAGCTGCTGGTCCAGCTTGGGGTCGTGCGTCACGGCGTAAGAGGCCGACAGTGCTTCCAACAGCTTGAAGAAATCGCCGTCGTGGAAGGGAGGACCCTTGTGCTCCCCTTTCTCCAGGCCGGCCGCAATCTCGAAGTTCTTGTAGGCGTGGTTGCGGTCGGAGTGGTAGAGCGCCCACATCGTCGGAATCATCGACTTCTGGCACACGTCGAACCGCTCGGCCCAGAAGCCATTAGTCCACTGCACGCTGCCCATGTCCACGCTGCTCAGCTTGGCGTGAGTGCTGGTCGACGTGTTCACGAGGGCCTTTTGCTGCGCCTTCGCGGGCACAGCTGCCAAGGCCAGACCAAGCCCGAGAATACCCAGGCGAATTACAGAATTTGACACGTTCATACAGTTAGTGGGTTTGCGAGTCAGTAGATTGGCTGGTGCTGAGGCGCACGGGGCCCAGCAGGCCGGCCGGCAGCAGCGGCTTGTTGGCGGCCGGCGAAGCGGCCGTGGTTTGGGTGAGGCGCTTTTCGGGCGGCAGGCTTTGGTCACCGATGAGGCGGTTGGCCCAGGTGTTGGTGACGAGGATGCGAAGCTCGTTGTCGCCTTTCCGGATGGCGTCGGTGATGTCGAGGCGGTAGGGGGCCGTCCAGGCAATGCCGCAGGGCTTGCCGTTTAGCTGCACTTCGGCGATGTTGGCGAGCTGGCCCAATTCCAACCACACGCGCTGCTGCGTCCCTTTCGCCGGTTTCCACTTGAAAGTTTGGCTGTACTCGGCGGTGCCGGAATAATGGCTGATGGCCGCATTCGGGTGCTTGCTCCAATCGGTGAGTTGAGCGAAGGCCACCGGCTGCGCCGGACCGCCCATTGTGGGGTCGAAGCGCACTTGCCAAGCCCCGTTCAGGGTCTGCACCGGCCGCGTTTCCGTCCAGTTCACACCCGCGTGGGTGCCAGTCTGCGTGCTCGGCTCGCGGAAAACCACGAAAACAGAACCGTTGCGGTCCAGGTGAAGCGGCAGCAGCGTGCGGCCGTTTTCAGTTTTCCAAGCGGAAGCCGGGCGAGTTTCACCGGTTACGGCATCCCACAATTCCGGCTTGCGGCCCGCTACGCGCAAACTGAGGTCGATGGTGCGAGCCGAATCGAGCTGGTTGGAAATGAAATAGATGTCGAAATTCGGCGCGGTGCGGTGCGTCCAGGCGATGCCATTGGCGCGTTGGCCGCTGGTAGCGTTGGCGGTTACATCGGGAGCTAACCCTCGCCCTAACGATGCGAAGGAAGCACGAGTGTAGGGGCCACGTAGCACGAGGCCATCACCGCGTCTGCTAATAGGGTCAGGCAATGTTACAGTATCCGCTAGTGCTGCAAATTTTGTTATCTCTTGTTGCACCGCTACATCAGCAGTGGGGTAGTTCTGAAATGATGGCGAATGATTGGGCTGCCGGTTGAGCAACACCGCGGCTCCAGCATCTACTAGCTCCCGAAGCTTCTTCGCCACTTCCGGTGACATAGCGCTGCTATCCGGACTCATTTTCAGCGCACCAGGCACCACCAGCAGGCCGTAGCTGGCGCCGCCCGGCAGAACGATGCGGCCGTTTTCTACCTTCGCCAGCCGCAGCAGCGCGTCCTTGTTGAAGGAATCGTATTGGTAGCCGTGCAGCGGGTCCACCAGCATGTCGGCCGTTTCCATGTTGGCCGAGGCAGATACTTTTTCGGGTTGCTCGCGCATGGGCAGGCCCGCGTTGGCAAGGCGCTTTTGCTCGGCGGCCACAGCTTGCGGGCCGAGAATGCCGGGCAGGTCATTCACCAAGCGGTTGGGCAGGATGGCCCGGCGCGGCGTTTCCTCGCCCGTAAACACGGCCACGTCTACCACCGGGCGGCCGAGCTGCAGCAGCGCCTGGCAGCGGCGGGCATAGTCGACCCAGGCGCGGCCGGGTTTCCACCAGGTTTGGTCGCGCTGGAAAAACAGGCCGATGCTGCTCAGCGTCATGCCCGGCTTGCGGTCGAGCCAGGGGTTGTGCACGAACACGTGGTACACCAGGCGGTTGACACCCAGCGCGTAGTTACGGTCTTGCAAGGCTTTGAGCATGCCGGGATGTTCGTCCCAGGCCAGTTTCAGCTCCGTGAAAGCCTCGGCCTGCACAATTTTTTTGCCGTAGATGTGCGCGCCCGACACGGCGTCGAGCATGTCGTTGGGCTTGTCGTGGGTGGGGCTGCGCAGCCAGAATTCACCCATCGGCGCGTCGGCGTGCTGGTAGTGCAGCAGGCCGTCGCTCACCATGGTGGGCGCGATGGCCTCGGCGGAAAATGTGCAGCCTTTGGCGTGCGCCAATTCCTTTAGCGTTACATAAAACTTATCGTTCACCAGCTCTGCAATGGT
Proteins encoded in this region:
- a CDS encoding aceric acid hydrolase produces the protein MNVSNSVIRLGILGLGLALAAVPAKAQQKALVNTSTSTHAKLSSVDMGSVQWTNGFWAERFDVCQKSMIPTMWALYHSDRNHAYKNFEIAAGLEKGEHKGPPFHDGDFFKLLEALSASYAVTHDPKLDQQLDEAIALVVKVQRPDGYISTQSTIAELNNPSQKAAFKNRLNFETYNLGHLMTAGCVHYRATGKTTLLNAAKKATDYLYNFYKTASPELARNAICPAHYMGVVEMYRTTRDPRYLELAKSLIDIRGLAADIGTDDNQDRIPFRQMQKAGGHAVRANYLFAGAADVYAETGDATLLTTLNKMWDDVTQHKMYVTGACGALYDGVSPDGTAYKPDTVQKIHQAYGRDYQLPNYTAHGETCANIGNVLWNWRMLQVTGDAKYADVLETALYNSVLSGISLDGQRFLYTNPLAYSDALPFHQRWSKDRVDYISLSNCCPPNVVRTIAEVNNYVYSTSDKGLWVNLYGGSTLNTKLKDGAPLKLRQETNYPWDGAVKLTLDQAPKKAFSMFLRVPGWCEGATVLVNGKPVAATLTPGSYAEINRQWKAGDRVELSLPMPAQLVEANPLVEETRNQVAVKRGPIVYCLEAKDLPASQKLSGLTLPAAASFTPQHQQVENSDVVFLTGQATLMPAAAQWGSQLYRKLPAEKPATVPVTLIPYYAWGNRGHADMEVWIPVSR
- a CDS encoding glycosyl hydrolase, with amino-acid sequence MCAQQAPDLESVFKNPPEAARPWVFWYWMNGAVTPAGITADLEAMKEAGIGGAYLMPIKDVENPPAISPPARQLSPQWWAMVKHSMQEADRLGLKLAMHVSDGFALAGGPWITPELSMQHVVSAQTQVTGGKKLSLTLPQPPRMQGYYRDVAVYAFPTPIGSGVSTATIKPTITSSLTGENLELLATAGNKKGFKTSESGWIQYAFDQPFTCRSIRIRSNGYNYQANRLRVEVSDDGRTYSEVTRLQPPRSGWQDSSAVTHALPATTARFFRFAYDPAGSEPGAEDLDAAKWKQSLKVSEIQLSGEAHIHQFEGKNGDVWRVSQRTTPAQLPHAQCVPLSKILNLTDKLDANGRLTWTAPPGRWTILRMGHTSTGQINTTGGGGRGLECDKFNPAAVSLQFDKWFGEAVRQGGPELAARVLKVFHVDSWECGSQNWSANFPSEFKQRRGYDLLPWLPVMAGVPLGSADQSERVLFDVRQTIAELVNDKFYVTLKELAHAKGCTFSAEAIAPTMVSDGLLHYQHADAPMGEFWLRSPTHDKPNDMLDAVSGAHIYGKKIVQAEAFTELKLAWDEHPGMLKALQDRNYALGVNRLVYHVFVHNPWLDRKPGMTLSSIGLFFQRDQTWWKPGRAWVDYARRCQALLQLGRPVVDVAVFTGEETPRRAILPNRLVNDLPGILGPQAVAAEQKRLANAGLPMREQPEKVSASANMETADMLVDPLHGYQYDSFNKDALLRLAKVENGRIVLPGGASYGLLVVPGALKMSPDSSAMSPEVAKKLRELVDAGAAVLLNRQPNHSPSFQNYPTADVAVQQEITKFAALADTVTLPDPISRRGDGLVLRGPYTRASFASLGRGLAPDVTANATSGQRANGIAWTHRTAPNFDIYFISNQLDSARTIDLSLRVAGRKPELWDAVTGETRPASAWKTENGRTLLPLHLDRNGSVFVVFREPSTQTGTHAGVNWTETRPVQTLNGAWQVRFDPTMGGPAQPVAFAQLTDWSKHPNAAISHYSGTAEYSQTFKWKPAKGTQQRVWLELGQLANIAEVQLNGKPCGIAWTAPYRLDITDAIRKGDNELRILVTNTWANRLIGDQSLPPEKRLTQTTAASPAANKPLLPAGLLGPVRLSTSQSTDSQTH